The following proteins come from a genomic window of Streptomyces sp. NBC_00539:
- a CDS encoding peptide MFS transporter, which produces MASSLTKESAAPAAEKTFFGHPRGLATLFMTEMWERFSFYGMKALLLVYLISGGPDAKKGSLGGGIGMDEGTAIAVFSIYVSMVYLLAMPGGWLGDRVWGPRKTVTVAAVTIMSGHVILALPGQATFYAGLALVAIGSGLLKANISTMVGQLYKDADDPRRDGGFTIFYMGINAGAFFAPLAIGTVGQKVNWHLGFAMAAVGMGIGLLVFLLGTKHLNPVSSVVPKPLSAEERTSWLRKVAVSVAVVAVFYTALGVAGMFTKAWATIPLTLVGLIVPTAVLVRIKRDKELDRGEQSKMTGYIWFFVAAAAFWMIYDQGASTVQAFGETKASGSLLGFEFPSSWYQSLNPVFIMALAPVFAWIWLWLNRKGKEPTTVGKFAAGLFFIGVSFFFFLLPVAMSSNGQLVSPMWLVGIYLIQTVGELCISPVGLSVTTKMAPRKYASQMMGVWFLAVTAGDSITSLLSDPSVFGVDLNGTGAVAIEATLATLAALAVFMYRKKVKELMGDVR; this is translated from the coding sequence ATGGCTTCCAGCCTGACGAAGGAATCGGCGGCTCCGGCCGCCGAGAAGACCTTCTTCGGCCACCCCCGTGGCCTGGCCACTCTGTTCATGACCGAGATGTGGGAGCGCTTCAGCTTCTACGGCATGAAGGCCCTTCTTCTCGTTTACCTGATCTCGGGTGGCCCGGACGCCAAGAAGGGCAGCCTGGGCGGCGGCATCGGCATGGACGAGGGCACGGCGATCGCCGTCTTCTCCATCTACGTCTCCATGGTCTACCTGCTCGCCATGCCGGGCGGCTGGCTGGGCGACCGCGTCTGGGGTCCGCGCAAGACCGTGACGGTCGCCGCCGTGACGATCATGTCCGGCCACGTCATCCTGGCGCTCCCCGGACAGGCGACCTTCTACGCCGGTCTCGCGCTCGTCGCGATCGGTTCGGGCCTGCTCAAGGCCAACATCTCCACCATGGTCGGTCAGCTGTACAAGGACGCGGACGACCCGCGCCGCGACGGTGGCTTCACGATCTTCTACATGGGCATCAACGCGGGTGCCTTCTTCGCCCCGCTGGCGATCGGCACCGTGGGCCAGAAGGTCAACTGGCACCTGGGCTTCGCGATGGCGGCCGTCGGTATGGGCATCGGCCTCCTCGTCTTCCTGCTGGGCACCAAGCACCTGAACCCCGTCAGCTCGGTCGTCCCCAAGCCGCTGTCCGCCGAGGAGCGCACCTCGTGGCTGCGCAAGGTCGCGGTCTCGGTCGCCGTCGTGGCGGTCTTCTACACCGCCCTCGGCGTCGCCGGCATGTTCACCAAGGCGTGGGCGACCATCCCGCTCACCCTGGTCGGTCTGATCGTCCCGACCGCCGTGCTCGTGCGCATCAAGCGGGACAAGGAACTGGACCGCGGCGAGCAGTCGAAGATGACCGGCTACATCTGGTTCTTCGTGGCTGCCGCGGCCTTCTGGATGATCTACGACCAGGGCGCTTCGACGGTCCAGGCGTTCGGTGAGACGAAGGCCTCCGGCTCGCTGCTCGGCTTCGAGTTCCCCTCCTCGTGGTACCAGTCGCTGAACCCGGTCTTCATCATGGCGCTGGCCCCGGTCTTCGCCTGGATCTGGCTGTGGCTGAACCGCAAGGGCAAGGAGCCCACCACCGTCGGGAAGTTCGCCGCCGGCCTGTTCTTCATCGGCGTCTCGTTCTTCTTCTTCCTGCTGCCGGTCGCCATGTCCTCCAACGGCCAGCTGGTCAGCCCGATGTGGCTCGTGGGCATCTACCTGATCCAGACGGTCGGCGAGCTGTGCATCTCCCCCGTCGGCCTGTCGGTCACCACGAAGATGGCCCCGCGCAAGTACGCGTCGCAGATGATGGGCGTCTGGTTCCTGGCGGTGACGGCGGGTGACTCGATCACCAGCCTCCTGTCGGACCCGTCCGTCTTCGGCGTGGACCTCAACGGCACCGGTGCCGTGGCGATCGAGGCCACCTTGGCCACGCTGGCCGCCCTCGCGGTGTTCATGTACCGCAAGAAGGTCAAGGAACTCATGGGCGACGTGCGCTGA
- a CDS encoding response regulator transcription factor, translated as MTRVLLAEDDASISEPLARALRREGYEVEVREDGPTALAAGLQGGVDLVVLDLGLPGMDGLEVARRLRAEGHGFPILVLTARADEVDTVVGLDAGADDYVTKPFRLAELLARVRALLRRGANEASQTPATHGVRIDVESHRAWMGEEELQLTAKEFDLLRVLVRDAGRVVTRDQLMREVWDTTWWSSTKTLDMHISWLRKKLGDDAANPRYIATVRGVGFRFEKS; from the coding sequence ATGACGCGTGTACTGCTCGCCGAGGACGACGCATCCATCTCGGAGCCCCTGGCCCGCGCCCTGCGCCGGGAGGGGTACGAGGTCGAGGTCCGGGAGGACGGCCCCACCGCCCTGGCCGCGGGGCTGCAGGGCGGCGTCGACCTCGTCGTCCTGGACCTGGGCCTGCCCGGCATGGACGGCCTGGAGGTGGCCCGACGACTGCGCGCGGAGGGGCACGGGTTCCCGATCCTGGTGCTGACCGCCCGCGCGGACGAGGTCGACACGGTCGTCGGCCTGGACGCGGGCGCCGACGACTACGTGACGAAGCCGTTCAGGCTCGCCGAACTGCTGGCGCGCGTACGGGCCCTGCTGCGGCGCGGTGCGAACGAGGCCTCGCAGACGCCGGCCACCCACGGGGTGCGGATCGACGTCGAGTCGCACCGGGCCTGGATGGGCGAGGAGGAGCTCCAGCTCACCGCGAAGGAGTTCGACCTCCTGCGGGTCCTCGTCCGTGACGCGGGCCGGGTCGTGACCCGCGACCAGCTGATGCGCGAGGTCTGGGACACCACGTGGTGGTCCTCGACCAAGACCCTCGACATGCACATCTCCTGGCTCCGCAAGAAGCTGGGCGACGACGCCGCGAACCCCCGCTACATCGCGACCGTCCGGGGCGTCGGCTTCCGTTTCGAGAAGAGCTGA